The region TGGGAGCCATCCACATCAGCATCGGTCATTATAATTATTTTGTGATAGCGGCACTTATCCGGATCAAATCCGCCAGCATCGGAAGAATTGCCGATGCCTGTGCCACAGGCCATGATCATCATCCTTATGGCTTCGCTATTTAAAACCTTATCAATTCTTGCCTTTTCCACATTAATGACCTTCCCGAACAGCGGCAAAATTGCCTGGGTTTTTCTATTGCGACCTTGCTTGGCCGAACCACCAGCCGAATCTCCCTCCACTATGAAAAGTTCACATTTTTCCGGAGATTTTTCCGAACAATCGGCTAGCTTTCCAGGCAATCCTCCGAAGGCCAATGCACTTTTCCGTACCGTCTCTCGGGCTCTACGGGCAGCCTCCCTGGCTCTGGCTGCATTCAAGCACTTGTCAACGATCTTCTTCCCAAGTCCCTGGGTTGTCTCGAGCACATACTTCAAATTGTCTCCAACAATCTTTTGAACCACACCGTCCACCTCGCCATTGGATAATCGGGTCTTGGTTTGGCCTTCAAACCTTGGCTCTGGAACTTTTATGGAAATGACCGCTGTCAGGCCCTCGCGTACATCTTCGCCGGAAAGAATCGGATCCTTGTCTTTCAGCAAATTATTGGCTTTGGCAAAGGAATTTATCACCCTGGTCAAGGCAGTCTTAAATCCAGAAAGATGGGTACCGCCTTCAATGTTAAAAATGGAATTTGCATAGGCATAGACCTGCTCGTTATAGGAGTCATTGTATTGCAATGCCACGTCAACGGAGATATCACCATTGCTGTCGCCGGCAACAATTCCAGAAAAGGCTATTGGTCTTTCGTGAATGACAATTTTTCCTCTATTTAAAAATTCCACATATTGAACTATGCCGTTGTCAAACTTAAATACTTCGAATTTATCACTGCGTTCATCGGTCAACACTATGGTTATGCCAGGATTCAGGAATGCCAATTCACGCAATCTCTTGGCAAGAATATCGTATCTAAATTCTCTGATTTCACGAAAAATTTCCGGATCTGGCAAAAAAGTTATTTTTGTGCCGGTTTTTTTCGTATCGCCAATAACGGTCATTTTCTGTGTGGTTTTCCCCTTGGCAAAGGTCATGTGATAGATATGTCCGTCACGCCTCACCTCCACATCAAAAACCTCAGAAACAGCATTAACACACTTAGCACCAACACCATGCAACCCGCCTGACACCTGATAGGCACCTTTGGAAAACTTACCACCAGCATGCAGATTTGTCATAACCAGTTCCAGCGCTGGCATTTTATATTTTTCATGCATATCCACCGGTATGCCACGTCCATCGTCCTCCACGGAGCAGGAACCATTTACATGTAAGTTGACGCTGATATTATTACAATAACCGGCCAACGCTTCATCTATGGAATTATCGACAATCTCAAACACACAATGATGCAATCCACGCTCATTCGTATCGCCAATATACATATCTGGGCGCTTGCGCACACCTTCTAACCCCTCTAATTTTTGGATCTTCGAGGCATCATAACAACCGTCCTGTAAAATTTCATTAAAATTATCCGAAGCAATATCATTCATATTCATACATTACACCACCATTTAATAGCCATTGACAAAATGTGCCTGCAAATAAACAATAGCAATGTAAAATGCGAACAAAAAATTGCACTTATGCCTTAAAATCGCACCTATGGATTAATTTTACCTATGATGGGGTGGCAGACCGGATTCGAACCGGCGACCCTCGGAACCACAATCCGATGCTCTAACCAGCTGAGCTACAGCCACCACAAACGATGTGCATGTCAACATTTTGAACGATGTTGTCAATCAAGATACGTAGATTTAATGCATAAAATACTAAACACACCAATTCAGATTGACAAAATCTCCACTTAGGTACACTTTGTCAAATCTATGTCCAGTGTAAAATGCATGCGATTCGTACCGGCTACCCTAAATCGCCGGGCCTGGGCTTTTAATATAGATTGCATAATAACATCCCTCATTTGCATTCCATTTCTAAAAAATAATATGCCAGATCTATCCAGCCTATGGGTACCAATAGATGCCCCATCCGCCGCCATCAATGTAAATGATATTGCGAAAATAGCCGAGAGCATCACGAAACCTTTTTCTAAGCTAATGGTACTAGGCTGTATCATTTGCATAGTTTATTTTGCCATCAGCGAAATATTGTTTAGAGGCACAACCATTGGCAAAAGATTATTTCAGATAAAAACTGTGATGATAAATGATCCCTGTTCTGGACCATCACCTTTTCAAACACTAATGAGATCCATACTAAAATGCGCTGCAGCATTTTACTGTATGGATATTAATAGTATAATTATTTGTATAATATGCCTTGCAAATTTCTTCTTTGGAGTGATATCTTCCACCGGATCCTTTGGCTATGATGTGATTTCCCGGACCATGGTGGTTAGGTATGACTACGGTGAACATCATCCTTTGGAAAAGGTTGGCTTCCTATAGAGAGGTAATCCACAGTCCGTAATTCATAAAAATCGCCATTCGATGGCGAGGCAATAGCTCCTTAAAAATAACAAT is a window of Puniceicoccales bacterium DNA encoding:
- a CDS encoding RDD family protein; translation: MSSVKCMRFVPATLNRRAWAFNIDCIITSLICIPFLKNNMPDLSSLWVPIDAPSAAINVNDIAKIAESITKPFSKLMVLGCIICIVYFAISEILFRGTTIGKRLFQIKTVMINDPCSGPSPFQTLMRSILKCAAAFYCMDINSIIICIICLANFFFGVISSTGSFGYDVISRTMVVRYDYGEHHPLEKVGFL
- the gyrB gene encoding DNA topoisomerase (ATP-hydrolyzing) subunit B; the encoded protein is MNMNDIASDNFNEILQDGCYDASKIQKLEGLEGVRKRPDMYIGDTNERGLHHCVFEIVDNSIDEALAGYCNNISVNLHVNGSCSVEDDGRGIPVDMHEKYKMPALELVMTNLHAGGKFSKGAYQVSGGLHGVGAKCVNAVSEVFDVEVRRDGHIYHMTFAKGKTTQKMTVIGDTKKTGTKITFLPDPEIFREIREFRYDILAKRLRELAFLNPGITIVLTDERSDKFEVFKFDNGIVQYVEFLNRGKIVIHERPIAFSGIVAGDSNGDISVDVALQYNDSYNEQVYAYANSIFNIEGGTHLSGFKTALTRVINSFAKANNLLKDKDPILSGEDVREGLTAVISIKVPEPRFEGQTKTRLSNGEVDGVVQKIVGDNLKYVLETTQGLGKKIVDKCLNAARAREAARRARETVRKSALAFGGLPGKLADCSEKSPEKCELFIVEGDSAGGSAKQGRNRKTQAILPLFGKVINVEKARIDKVLNSEAIRMMIMACGTGIGNSSDAGGFDPDKCRYHKIIIMTDADVDGSHIQTLLLTFFFRQMRELIERGYIYIAQPPLYKIKRKKKERYVDNDSELNKILLELGSEDVTLISANDGRQFDPHKVEIVVNAFSKLESLGNGIVRCGCSLAKYLNAYDLATLVLPRYIARIRTGNDEEFRFLFDDEQRSKFYLEYGISDDLFAGTASKEIDRDGHRVRQRISVHEIFESLRLSEILKELQEIGLDISTFEQTEQPRYYVVENIDTKNEIRLGMHSGLELLAKIRELGRRGLSIQRYKGLGEMNPKQLFETTMNPITRRLLRVSIEDAAMAESIFSMLMGEDVPIRRAFIEDNALNVSYIDA